Proteins found in one Enterococcus sp. 9D6_DIV0238 genomic segment:
- a CDS encoding oxaloacetate decarboxylase subunit alpha — MTKEVLFTETVLRDGQQSQIATRMPTSDMLPIIQTLDEAGFHALEMWGGATFDACIRFLNEDPWERLRAIRKAVKHTKLQMLLRGQNLLGYKNYADDVVEAFVQKSIENGIDIIRVFDALNDTRNLQTSIEATKKYGGHCQPAISYTTSEFHTIDYFVNLTTELEKMGADSICIKDMAGILTPNDAYRLVTEIKSNIQVPLEVHTHATSGIAEMTYLKAVEAGADIIDTAISSFSGGTSQPATESMALALENLGYDTHLNMNKVAEIADYFNPIRDSFREEGLLNPKVKDTEPKTLLYKVPGGMLSNLLSQLTEQGLVDKYEEVLKEVPKVRADLGYPPLVTPLSQMVGTQAVMNVISGERYKIVPKEIKDYVKGLYGKPPVAISEEMTKLIIGDEEVITVRPADLLTPEMSTYEAEIKEYAKSTEDVLMYALFPQQGKDFLGRREDRFYDIPIQEVTVTLDI; from the coding sequence ATGACAAAAGAAGTACTTTTTACAGAAACCGTTCTGCGTGACGGACAACAAAGCCAAATCGCTACACGTATGCCAACAAGTGATATGTTGCCAATTATCCAAACTTTGGATGAGGCTGGTTTTCATGCATTAGAGATGTGGGGCGGCGCGACTTTTGATGCGTGTATCCGCTTCTTGAACGAAGATCCATGGGAACGATTACGAGCAATTAGAAAAGCCGTAAAACATACCAAATTACAAATGTTGTTAAGAGGACAAAATTTATTAGGTTATAAAAACTATGCAGATGATGTCGTTGAAGCCTTCGTACAAAAATCGATCGAGAACGGTATTGATATCATTCGCGTTTTTGATGCGTTGAATGATACTAGAAATCTGCAAACATCGATTGAAGCCACAAAGAAATACGGTGGTCATTGTCAACCTGCAATTTCTTATACGACAAGTGAGTTTCATACAATCGATTATTTTGTGAATTTAACGACGGAACTTGAAAAAATGGGTGCGGACTCAATTTGCATCAAAGACATGGCAGGAATCCTAACACCAAATGATGCGTACCGTTTAGTGACGGAAATCAAAAGCAACATTCAAGTGCCTTTAGAAGTCCATACACACGCGACAAGCGGGATCGCTGAAATGACGTACTTGAAAGCAGTTGAAGCAGGTGCAGACATTATCGATACAGCAATTTCCTCTTTCTCAGGAGGGACTAGCCAACCTGCAACAGAATCTATGGCTTTGGCTTTAGAAAACCTAGGCTATGATACACACTTAAATATGAATAAAGTTGCAGAAATCGCAGATTACTTTAATCCGATTCGTGATAGCTTTAGAGAAGAAGGTCTTTTAAATCCGAAGGTCAAAGATACGGAACCTAAAACATTACTTTATAAAGTACCTGGTGGTATGTTGTCTAATTTGTTGAGCCAGTTAACGGAGCAAGGACTTGTTGATAAATATGAGGAAGTATTGAAAGAAGTACCGAAAGTCCGAGCTGATCTTGGATATCCGCCATTGGTAACGCCATTGTCACAAATGGTGGGAACGCAAGCGGTGATGAATGTTATTAGTGGGGAACGCTATAAAATAGTACCAAAAGAAATCAAAGACTATGTCAAAGGATTATATGGGAAACCACCTGTAGCGATCTCTGAAGAAATGACTAAATTGATCATTGGAGACGAGGAAGTTATCACTGTTCGTCCTGCGGATTTACTAACACCTGAGATGTCGACGTATGAAGCAGAAATCAAGGAGTATGCAAAATCAACAGAAGATGTCTTGATGTATGCTTTATTCCCACAACAAGGAAAAGACTTTTTAGGTAGAAGAGAAGACCGTTTTTATGATATTCCGATTCAAGAAGTCACTGTGACATTGGATATTTAA
- the citX gene encoding citrate lyase holo-[acyl-carrier protein] synthase, with amino-acid sequence MCKAYFQGEEVELIDMMNAREKRVLIQRELLGKHPHEILLSATMNIPGPVKTNEQLKAAFLTVIEAIDRLIPPEKRVARKYRDVKTGPEYYLVIRETPEVLKKQLIDLEESHPYGRLLDLDVLYPKEQQLLSISRTELGYPVRRCFICEDEAKICGRQRRHSIEEMQQAISQLIEKGKMK; translated from the coding sequence ATGTGTAAAGCCTATTTTCAAGGTGAAGAAGTTGAACTGATCGATATGATGAATGCAAGAGAAAAACGCGTATTGATTCAGCGTGAACTTTTAGGAAAGCATCCGCATGAAATATTGTTGAGCGCAACCATGAATATTCCTGGTCCTGTAAAAACGAATGAGCAACTCAAAGCCGCTTTTTTAACTGTCATTGAAGCAATCGATCGGCTGATTCCTCCTGAAAAAAGAGTTGCACGTAAATACCGTGACGTAAAAACAGGACCTGAATATTATTTAGTCATTAGAGAGACACCTGAAGTATTAAAAAAACAACTGATCGATTTGGAAGAGAGCCATCCTTATGGTCGCTTGCTGGACTTAGATGTTCTTTATCCAAAAGAGCAACAACTACTTTCTATTAGTCGGACAGAGTTGGGTTATCCCGTGCGTCGTTGTTTTATCTGTGAAGATGAAGCAAAGATTTGCGGGCGCCAACGACGTCATAGTATAGAAGAAATGCAGCAAGCAATCAGTCAACTCATTGAGAAAGGAAAGATGAAATGA
- the citF gene encoding citrate lyase subunit alpha, whose amino-acid sequence MKNNVGKEIPDNYAENYGVFSGEFTNIHEYKESSRTIQPVRPRDTKLLGSLREAIEKTGLKDGMTISFHHHFREGDFVMNMVLEEIAAMGIKNLSIAPSSIANVHEPLIEHIKNGVVTNITSSGLRDKVGAAISEGIMENPVVIRSHGGRARAIAAGDIHIDVAFLGAPSSDAYGNVNGTKGKATCGSLGYAMIDAKYADQVVIITDSLMPYPNTPISIPQTDVDFVVEVDAIGDPAGIAKGATRFTKNPKELLIAEYAAKVITHSPYYKNGFSFQTGTGGAALAVSRFLKEAMIKDGITASFALGGITNAMVELLEDGLVEKIIDVQDFDHPSAVSLGANDNHYEIDANMYASPLSKGSVINQLDTAILSALEIDTNFNVNVITGSDGVIRGASGGHSDTSAACKMSLVIAPLIRGRIPTIVEEVNTVVTPGSSIDVVVTEIGIAINPEREDLMKHFEGLDVPKFTIKELQEKAYSIVDRPEAIQYGEKVVALIEYRDGSIIDVVRNV is encoded by the coding sequence ATGAAAAATAATGTAGGCAAAGAAATTCCAGATAATTATGCTGAAAATTATGGCGTGTTTTCCGGTGAGTTCACGAATATCCATGAATATAAAGAATCCAGCCGAACGATCCAGCCGGTTAGACCACGTGATACAAAATTATTGGGGAGCTTAAGAGAAGCGATTGAAAAAACAGGACTAAAAGACGGAATGACGATTTCATTCCATCACCATTTCCGTGAAGGTGATTTTGTCATGAATATGGTTTTAGAGGAAATCGCAGCAATGGGAATCAAGAACTTATCGATTGCCCCGAGCTCGATCGCCAATGTTCATGAACCATTGATCGAGCATATTAAAAATGGAGTCGTTACAAATATCACCTCAAGCGGTCTACGTGATAAAGTCGGAGCAGCGATTTCAGAAGGCATTATGGAAAATCCAGTTGTTATTCGCTCTCATGGTGGTAGAGCCCGCGCAATTGCTGCAGGAGACATTCACATCGATGTTGCCTTTTTAGGAGCACCAAGCTCGGATGCTTATGGCAATGTCAATGGAACAAAAGGAAAAGCAACTTGTGGTTCTTTAGGCTACGCGATGATCGATGCGAAGTATGCTGATCAAGTAGTGATCATTACAGATAGCTTGATGCCATATCCGAATACACCGATCAGTATTCCGCAAACAGATGTTGATTTTGTTGTTGAAGTTGATGCGATCGGTGATCCAGCTGGGATCGCCAAAGGAGCTACTCGTTTTACTAAGAATCCTAAAGAACTTTTGATTGCAGAGTATGCAGCTAAAGTGATCACTCACTCACCTTATTATAAAAATGGTTTTTCCTTCCAAACAGGAACAGGTGGAGCGGCTTTGGCCGTATCTAGATTTTTAAAAGAAGCGATGATCAAAGATGGGATCACTGCAAGCTTTGCTTTAGGCGGTATCACGAATGCGATGGTCGAGTTGTTAGAAGACGGATTAGTAGAAAAAATCATTGATGTCCAAGATTTCGATCATCCATCAGCAGTGTCATTGGGTGCTAATGACAATCATTATGAGATCGATGCGAACATGTACGCATCGCCATTAAGCAAAGGATCTGTGATCAATCAACTTGATACAGCGATTCTTTCAGCGCTTGAAATCGATACGAATTTTAATGTCAATGTCATCACCGGCTCTGACGGTGTGATTCGCGGGGCATCGGGCGGACACTCAGATACAAGTGCTGCTTGTAAAATGAGCTTAGTCATTGCTCCGTTGATCCGCGGCAGAATCCCAACAATTGTTGAGGAAGTCAACACGGTTGTTACACCAGGCAGCAGTATTGATGTTGTTGTAACAGAGATCGGTATTGCTATCAATCCGGAACGGGAAGATTTAATGAAGCATTTTGAAGGACTTGATGTGCCTAAATTTACAATAAAAGAACTGCAGGAAAAAGCATACAGTATCGTTGATCGTCCAGAAGCTATTCAATATGGAGAAAAAGTCGTTGCTTTGATTGAATACCGTGACGGTTCGATCATCGATGTGGTCAGAAATGTGTAA
- the citE gene encoding citrate (pro-3S)-lyase subunit beta: MERLRRTMMFVPGANASMLRDATLYGADSVMFDLEDAVSLKEKDSARLLVYNALRTFDYSMVETVVRINGLDTVGHQDIEAMVLAGVDVIRLPKTETAQDIVDVDNVITEMEKKYTIEVGTTKMMAAIESAEGVLNAREIAKASERLIGIALGAEDYVTNMKTHRYPNGQELFFARSFILHSARAAGIAAIDTVYSDVDNTEGFLAEVEQIKQLGFDGKSVINPRQIPLVNSVYEPTAKEIQQAKEVIWGIREAEAKGSGVISVNGKMVDKPIVERAERVIALAIAAKLISEEEV; the protein is encoded by the coding sequence ATGGAACGCTTAAGAAGAACAATGATGTTTGTACCCGGAGCGAACGCATCGATGTTGCGGGATGCAACATTATATGGCGCAGACTCTGTGATGTTTGATTTGGAAGATGCTGTTTCGTTAAAAGAAAAAGACAGTGCACGCCTGCTTGTCTACAATGCTTTACGAACATTTGATTATTCAATGGTGGAAACAGTGGTTCGAATCAATGGATTAGATACAGTTGGGCATCAGGATATTGAGGCGATGGTTTTAGCTGGCGTAGATGTCATTCGTTTACCTAAAACAGAAACGGCTCAAGATATCGTAGATGTAGATAACGTTATCACTGAAATGGAAAAGAAATACACGATTGAAGTGGGTACGACGAAAATGATGGCAGCGATCGAATCAGCGGAAGGTGTGCTGAATGCGCGTGAAATCGCTAAGGCTAGCGAACGGCTGATCGGTATCGCATTAGGTGCAGAAGATTATGTGACGAATATGAAAACACACCGCTATCCCAATGGACAAGAGCTCTTTTTTGCCCGCAGCTTTATTTTACATTCTGCTAGAGCTGCAGGAATCGCTGCAATCGATACGGTTTACTCAGATGTCGATAATACAGAAGGCTTCTTAGCTGAGGTTGAGCAGATCAAACAACTAGGCTTTGATGGAAAATCAGTGATCAACCCTCGTCAAATTCCTTTAGTAAATAGTGTTTATGAACCAACTGCTAAAGAGATTCAACAAGCAAAAGAAGTGATCTGGGGAATCCGCGAAGCCGAAGCAAAAGGCTCTGGTGTTATCTCAGTCAACGGAAAAATGGTCGACAAACCGATCGTTGAACGAGCAGAACGTGTCATTGCTTTAGCGATCGCAGCAAAATTGATTTCTGAGGAGGAAGTCTAG
- the citD gene encoding citrate lyase acyl carrier protein, which translates to MEIKQNASAGTTESSDIMITIGKNSGNGILIELDSSVEKQFGRQIREKIQETLTNLSVTDAKVQAIDKGALDCTIQARTVAAVYRAANEETIDWQVIHSWNA; encoded by the coding sequence TTGGAAATCAAACAAAACGCATCTGCTGGAACAACTGAATCAAGTGATATCATGATTACAATTGGAAAAAATAGTGGAAACGGAATTCTAATTGAACTGGACAGCAGTGTCGAAAAACAATTTGGCCGTCAAATTCGTGAAAAAATACAGGAAACCTTGACTAATTTATCCGTCACTGACGCAAAGGTTCAAGCAATTGATAAAGGTGCATTGGATTGTACGATTCAAGCAAGAACAGTCGCAGCTGTATACCGAGCTGCTAATGAAGAAACGATTGATTGGCAGGTGATTCACTCATGGAACGCTTAA
- the citC gene encoding [citrate (pro-3S)-lyase] ligase — protein MTIRRIWLDRDPLGKQQWADFLITAGLFPDEQLDYTIGIYEQEKLIGTGSIFRNILKCVAIDASYQNENLLTQIVQALRERLRDIDYQHYFLYTKPKTSQLFHSLGFTEIAATSDLVFMEQGFPDFNDYLTELKKQQRKTKNNAAIVMNANPFTNGHLYLVTEAAKSVETVYLFVLSEERSLFDAKTRFELVKKGTKHLENVVVLPTREYMVSSATFPSYFLKDQAKASIAQVQAVLDATLFKEKIASALSISTRFVGEEPFSEVTEIYNQAMKKTFGSALKLVILPRKKSGEEVISASRVRALMDEKNYAAIKALVPPTTFEAITKQNNK, from the coding sequence ATGACTATCAGAAGAATTTGGCTTGATCGAGATCCATTAGGCAAACAGCAGTGGGCAGATTTTTTGATAACTGCCGGACTATTTCCTGATGAGCAGTTAGATTATACGATTGGTATCTACGAACAGGAAAAACTGATTGGAACAGGATCGATTTTTAGGAATATTTTAAAATGTGTGGCGATTGACGCTTCTTATCAAAATGAAAACCTGCTTACTCAGATTGTTCAGGCATTACGAGAGCGACTGCGGGATATCGACTATCAGCATTATTTTTTATATACAAAGCCAAAAACGAGTCAATTGTTTCATTCTTTAGGATTTACTGAAATCGCGGCAACGTCAGATCTAGTTTTTATGGAGCAAGGCTTTCCAGATTTTAATGACTATTTGACGGAGCTCAAAAAGCAGCAACGAAAGACAAAGAATAATGCAGCAATCGTAATGAATGCCAATCCATTTACAAATGGTCATTTATATTTAGTTACAGAAGCTGCTAAAAGTGTAGAAACGGTTTATCTTTTTGTTTTGTCTGAGGAACGTTCGCTGTTTGATGCAAAAACACGTTTTGAACTTGTAAAAAAAGGAACGAAGCATTTAGAAAATGTTGTTGTTTTACCGACGCGAGAGTACATGGTATCCAGTGCGACCTTTCCATCTTATTTTTTGAAGGATCAGGCAAAAGCTAGTATTGCACAAGTACAGGCTGTTTTGGATGCCACGTTATTTAAAGAAAAAATTGCTTCTGCTCTGTCGATTTCTACTAGATTTGTTGGAGAAGAGCCATTTTCTGAAGTAACAGAAATTTATAATCAGGCGATGAAAAAGACCTTCGGATCTGCACTAAAGCTAGTTATTTTACCAAGAAAAAAAAGTGGTGAAGAAGTGATTAGTGCCTCTAGAGTTCGTGCTTTAATGGATGAGAAAAATTATGCAGCGATCAAGGCACTTGTTCCGCCTACAACTTTTGAAGCAATAACCAAACAAAATAATAAGTAA
- a CDS encoding OadG-related small transporter subunit has protein sequence MSADLLKSLELLIFGWGGVFVVIFVIYFASSMLNKLFPPKK, from the coding sequence ATGTCAGCTGATTTACTAAAGTCATTAGAGCTACTGATTTTTGGTTGGGGCGGCGTGTTTGTTGTCATTTTTGTGATTTACTTTGCGTCTTCGATGTTGAATAAATTATTTCCGCCAAAAAAGTAG
- a CDS encoding sodium ion-translocating decarboxylase subunit beta, producing METLIEGVVGMGQEPGRIVMMLIGGILMYLGIKKEYEPTLLVPMGLGTMLVNFPNTGVLSAGGEAGPFQVLFDMGISTELFPLLLFIGIGAMIDFGPLLQNPFLLLFGAAAQFGIFFTIIAAVLLGFDLNDAASIGIIGAADGPTSIFVANTLNSKYMGAIMVAAYSYMALVPIIQPVAIKAVTTKKERKIRMTYRAGEVSQTAKILFPIVITIVAGLVAPVSLPLVGFLMFGNLLRECGVLDRLSVTAQNELVNIISIVLGLAISVKMQYEEFLQVDTLMVIGLGLVAFVMDSVGGVLFAKLLNLFRKEKINPMIGAAGISAFPMSSRVIQKMATDEDPQNFILMHAAGANVSGQIASVIAGGLLLALLA from the coding sequence GTGGAAACATTAATTGAAGGTGTAGTAGGGATGGGACAGGAACCTGGTCGTATTGTCATGATGCTGATCGGAGGCATCTTGATGTACTTAGGGATCAAAAAAGAGTACGAACCTACCTTGCTAGTACCAATGGGATTAGGAACGATGTTAGTTAACTTTCCCAACACAGGGGTATTAAGTGCTGGTGGCGAAGCTGGTCCATTTCAAGTGTTGTTTGATATGGGGATTTCAACGGAATTATTTCCATTGTTACTATTTATCGGAATAGGCGCTATGATCGATTTCGGACCATTATTACAAAATCCATTTTTATTATTGTTCGGTGCAGCCGCTCAATTTGGGATTTTCTTTACGATCATTGCTGCAGTACTATTAGGGTTTGATTTAAATGATGCCGCTTCTATTGGAATCATCGGAGCAGCAGATGGACCAACATCTATCTTTGTTGCGAATACATTGAATTCAAAATATATGGGTGCAATCATGGTAGCTGCTTATTCATATATGGCCTTGGTTCCAATCATTCAACCTGTAGCGATTAAAGCTGTTACAACGAAAAAGGAACGTAAAATTCGTATGACTTACCGTGCTGGTGAAGTATCGCAGACAGCGAAAATTTTATTCCCGATCGTGATTACGATCGTCGCTGGTTTAGTAGCACCAGTTTCTCTACCACTAGTTGGGTTCTTGATGTTCGGGAATTTACTACGTGAATGTGGTGTTTTAGATCGTTTATCTGTTACAGCGCAAAATGAGCTGGTAAATATCATCAGTATTGTATTGGGACTGGCGATTTCAGTGAAAATGCAGTACGAGGAATTCTTACAAGTTGATACCTTGATGGTTATTGGTCTTGGCTTAGTGGCCTTTGTGATGGATTCAGTTGGCGGTGTTTTATTTGCAAAATTATTGAATCTGTTTAGAAAAGAAAAAATCAATCCAATGATCGGTGCCGCTGGTATTTCAGCATTTCCAATGTCAAGTCGCGTGATTCAAAAAATGGCAACAGATGAAGATCCTCAGAACTTTATTTTAATGCATGCAGCAGGTGCAAATGTATCTGGGCAAATTGCGTCTGTTATCGCCGGCGGCTTATTATTAGCATTGCTTGCGTAG
- a CDS encoding acetyl-CoA carboxylase biotin carboxyl carrier protein subunit: MLRKFKISIDGKEYLVEMEEIGGVPQAPVAAPTAPAAAPVAEATPTPAPAPAEQTAPTTSSPAGSDAMPSPMPGTILKILVNVGDTVQENQPLMILEAMKMENEIVAGKAGTVTGIHVQQGDMVNPGEPLITIK, from the coding sequence ATGTTACGTAAGTTTAAAATTTCTATTGATGGAAAAGAGTATTTAGTTGAAATGGAAGAAATTGGTGGAGTGCCGCAAGCGCCAGTTGCTGCACCAACAGCTCCGGCTGCTGCGCCTGTAGCAGAAGCAACACCAACGCCTGCACCCGCACCTGCTGAGCAAACTGCACCAACGACAAGTTCACCAGCTGGCAGTGATGCAATGCCATCACCTATGCCGGGAACGATCTTAAAAATTTTGGTGAATGTTGGAGATACTGTACAGGAAAATCAACCGCTGATGATTCTTGAAGCAATGAAAATGGAAAACGAAATCGTTGCTGGAAAAGCTGGTACAGTCACAGGCATCCACGTTCAACAAGGCGATATGGTCAACCCAGGAGAGCCGTTGATTACAATCAAATAA